The proteins below are encoded in one region of Nitrospira sp.:
- the blc gene encoding hypothetical protein, with the protein MRPLLKKLCIATIAVMAVTGCAPMKPSEPVTTVDSVDLSRYVGTWYEIARLPAWFQRHCVDSKAVYTMLEEGRIGVHNECVTEAGDVDRADGTAKVVDPVTNAKLSVTFGNWFSRMFQRTATGNYWILALDKDYQTAMVGTSDREYLWILSRTTHMNQHTYEDLVEHAKELGYPVSDLIRDRRANP; encoded by the coding sequence ATGCGACCTTTACTCAAGAAGCTATGCATCGCCACCATTGCCGTCATGGCCGTGACCGGGTGCGCGCCGATGAAGCCGAGCGAGCCGGTCACGACCGTCGACTCGGTCGATCTGTCGCGATACGTCGGCACCTGGTACGAGATTGCCCGCCTGCCGGCATGGTTCCAGCGCCACTGCGTGGATTCGAAGGCCGTCTACACGATGCTGGAGGAGGGCCGTATCGGCGTCCACAACGAATGCGTGACGGAGGCCGGCGACGTGGATCGGGCAGATGGGACGGCGAAGGTCGTCGATCCCGTCACCAATGCCAAGCTGTCCGTCACGTTCGGCAACTGGTTCAGCCGCATGTTTCAACGCACCGCCACCGGCAACTACTGGATTCTGGCGCTTGACAAAGACTATCAAACCGCGATGGTCGGCACGTCCGATCGGGAATATTTGTGGATCCTCTCTCGGACCACTCACATGAACCAGCACACCTATGAAGACCTCGTCGAGCACGCGAAAGAGCTGGGGTACCCCGTGTCCGACCTGATCCGTGATCGGCGTGCCAATCCGTAG